One genomic window of Vulpes vulpes isolate BD-2025 chromosome 11, VulVul3, whole genome shotgun sequence includes the following:
- the LOC112912081 gene encoding olfactory receptor 52R1-like: MLASGNSSSQPVSFILLGIPGLENYQFWIAFPFCAMYLIAIVGNVIVLHIIRTDHTLHEPMYLFLAMLAITDLALSSSTQPKMLAILWFHAHEIEYHACLIQVFFIHAFSSVESGLLMAMALDRYVAICFPLHHSTFLTPAVVGKLGAAVMMRGLLWVSPFCIMVSRMPFCPNHVIPQSYCEHMAVLKLVCADTRVNRAYGLFVAFSVVGFDMIVISISYVMILRTVLGLPSDEARFKAFGTCASHICVILAFYIPALFTFLTHRFGHHVPRVVHIMFANFYLLVPPMLNPIIYGVRTKQIRDRVIQGCCGKDP, encoded by the coding sequence ATGCTGGCTTCAGGGAACAGCTCTTCACAACCTGTATCCTTTATCCTACTTGGGATCCCAGGACTGGAGAATTACCAATTTTGgattgcctttccattttgtgcCATGTATCTCATAGCTATAGTAGGCAATGTCATTGTCCTTCATATAATCCGAACTGACCACACCCTGCATGAGCCCATGTACCTTTTTCTAGCCATGCTGGCTATCACTGACCTGGCTCTATCCTCCTCCACACAACCTAAAATGCTGGCTATACTCTGGTTTCATGCTCATGAGATTGAATACCATGCCTGCCTCATCCAGGTGTTCTTCATCCATGCCTTTTCCTCCGTGGAGTCCGGGTTGCTCATGGCTATGGCCTTGGACCGTTATGTGGCTATCTGCTTCCCACTCCACCACTCTACTTTCCTGACCCCAGCTGTAGTGGGTAAACTGGGAGCAGCTGTGATGATGAGAGGATTGCTATGGGTGAGCCCCTTCTGCATTATGGTCTCCAGGATGCCCTTCTGCCCCAACCATGTCATTCCCCAGTCATACTGTGAGCACATGGCTGTGTTAAAGCTGGTGTGTGCAGACACTAGAGTAAACCGTGCATATGGGCTCTTTGTGGCCTTCTCTGTGGTTGGCTTTGATATGATTGTCATCAGTATATCCTATGTGATGATTCTGAGAACTGTTCTGGGGTTGCCCTCTGATGAAGCCCGGTTCAAGGCTTTTGGCACATGTGCTTCCCATATCTGTGTCATCTTGGCTTTTTATATCCCAGCCCTCTTTACTTTCCTCACACACCGCTTTGGACACCATGTGCCCCGAGTGGTACATATCATGTTTGCCAATTTCTATCTACTGGTACCTCCCATGCTCAACCCCATCATCTATGGAGTCAGAACCAAGCAGATCAGGGACAGGGTTATTCAAGGTTGTTGTGGAAAAGATCCCTAA